A part of Sulfurifustis variabilis genomic DNA contains:
- a CDS encoding EAL domain-containing protein has translation MPHPNNTAARSRILVVDDDRFVLSTLAVGLERAGYRVQAVDSGREALSALASDPPDLVVLDHQMPGFTGLDVAARIRRQADIPVLMLTASDEPGLIERAIALGVNGYFVKPIDSAQLVPSIELNLVRARRGNWAPARVPPPAGGLEGQDGGAHVRVDRRALERALGALIATSARTDGGAACVLIDIEGFDAIVQREGPLPARVLISALCDRLRAGLRQEDFFARVWEDQLFVLLPDADAGSALRAGRALLDVIQAYPIPGNRRLYGRAGVALFHGASTPGAVILHAYAALEEARAGVPGSLYLYGTDRVQPCAEGEAMESVLRNALEEGGVHVVYQPIVELRSGAVTGYEALMRVRDRHDNLLTPADFLPFAERRGLIEDLDKRVIELAVNRLVGLQVEAPDRFIAVNLSGAHFGRPELQRRIAEVVRVAGVDPARLVFEITETAALRDVRQAQHFMAELKSAGIRFALDDFGAGFGSFSYLRSLPVDYIKIDGAFVRDLARTACDRLFVTAMVDVARGLGIQTIAEHVSDEQTVTVLRAHGVDHAQGFYIGRPGPL, from the coding sequence ATGCCGCACCCAAACAACACCGCCGCTCGAAGTCGGATATTGGTCGTCGACGACGACCGGTTTGTCCTGAGCACTCTGGCCGTCGGGCTCGAGCGGGCGGGTTATCGCGTGCAGGCCGTGGACAGCGGCCGGGAGGCGCTCTCGGCGCTGGCCAGCGATCCGCCCGACCTCGTGGTCCTCGACCATCAGATGCCGGGTTTCACGGGACTCGATGTCGCCGCTCGCATCCGCCGGCAGGCCGACATCCCGGTGCTCATGCTGACGGCCTCGGACGAGCCCGGGCTGATCGAGCGGGCGATCGCCCTCGGCGTCAACGGATACTTCGTGAAACCGATCGACTCCGCGCAATTGGTGCCTTCGATCGAGCTCAATCTCGTGCGGGCCCGGCGCGGGAACTGGGCACCTGCGCGAGTACCACCGCCCGCTGGCGGTCTGGAGGGCCAGGATGGCGGTGCCCACGTGCGCGTCGACCGGCGTGCCCTCGAGCGCGCGCTCGGCGCGCTGATCGCGACATCCGCCCGAACGGACGGTGGGGCCGCATGCGTGCTCATCGACATCGAGGGTTTCGATGCGATCGTGCAGCGTGAAGGACCCTTGCCGGCCCGGGTCCTGATCTCCGCACTGTGCGATCGGCTGCGTGCAGGCTTGCGGCAGGAGGATTTCTTCGCGCGGGTCTGGGAAGACCAGCTCTTCGTCCTGTTGCCCGATGCCGATGCGGGGTCCGCGCTCCGTGCCGGGCGGGCGTTGCTCGACGTCATCCAGGCATACCCGATTCCCGGAAACCGCCGCCTGTACGGTCGCGCGGGTGTGGCCCTGTTTCATGGCGCCTCGACGCCCGGGGCCGTGATCTTGCACGCGTACGCAGCGCTCGAGGAGGCGCGGGCGGGCGTTCCCGGGTCGCTGTACCTTTACGGCACGGACCGGGTGCAGCCTTGCGCCGAGGGCGAGGCCATGGAATCGGTGCTTCGAAACGCACTCGAGGAAGGCGGCGTGCACGTCGTCTACCAGCCGATCGTGGAGCTGCGGAGCGGTGCGGTGACCGGATACGAGGCGCTCATGCGGGTTCGCGACCGTCACGACAACCTGCTGACGCCCGCGGATTTCCTGCCCTTCGCCGAGCGGCGCGGCCTGATCGAGGATCTCGACAAGCGGGTCATCGAGCTGGCGGTGAACCGCCTCGTCGGGCTCCAGGTCGAAGCACCCGACCGCTTCATCGCCGTCAACCTCAGCGGGGCGCATTTCGGCCGCCCTGAGCTACAACGTCGCATCGCCGAAGTGGTTCGGGTCGCGGGGGTCGATCCCGCGCGTCTCGTCTTTGAAATCACCGAGACCGCGGCGCTCCGGGACGTGCGGCAGGCGCAGCACTTCATGGCGGAGCTCAAGAGTGCCGGCATCCGGTTCGCCCTGGACGACTTCGGTGCCGGTTTCGGTTCGTTTTCCTATTTGCGGAGCCTCCCTGTGGATTACATCAAGATCGACGGCGCGTTCGTGCGCGATCTCGCCCGCACGGCGTGCGACCGCCTGTTCGTCACGGCCATGGTCGATGTGGCGCGCGGCCTGGGCATCCAGACGATCGCCGAGCACGTGAGCGACGAGCAGACGGTGACCGTGCTTCGCGCTCATGGGGTGGATCATGCACAAGGGTTTTATATCGGGAGACCCGGGCCGCTATGA
- a CDS encoding ANTAR domain-containing response regulator codes for MTQKHAQSAVRILLVDDDRLVLATLAEGLRARGYPVDAVDNGREALEIYRREPPSIVILDVRMPGMSGLDTAKAMLAAGHRPIIMLSAYDDQPIVHEAIALGVSGYLVKPIEVNQLVPSIEATLARFAEVNALMRDTTNLRDGVEHNRIVSTAVGILMEREGLGQDESFERLRGHARAQRRPLREVAREFVEALAAVNTISRSSAGPPG; via the coding sequence ATGACGCAGAAACACGCGCAATCGGCAGTTCGCATTCTCCTCGTGGACGATGACCGTCTGGTTCTCGCCACCCTCGCCGAGGGGCTTCGCGCCAGGGGATATCCGGTGGATGCGGTCGACAACGGCCGTGAGGCGCTGGAGATCTACCGCCGGGAACCGCCGAGCATCGTCATTTTGGACGTGCGCATGCCGGGCATGAGCGGGCTCGATACGGCGAAGGCGATGCTCGCCGCCGGTCATCGGCCCATCATCATGCTTTCGGCCTACGACGACCAGCCGATCGTGCACGAGGCGATCGCTCTCGGCGTCAGCGGTTACCTGGTGAAGCCCATCGAGGTCAATCAGCTGGTCCCCAGCATCGAGGCGACGCTTGCCCGCTTCGCCGAGGTCAACGCGCTCATGCGAGACACCACGAACCTGCGTGACGGCGTCGAGCACAACCGTATCGTCAGCACGGCGGTCGGCATACTCATGGAACGCGAGGGGCTCGGGCAGGATGAATCGTTCGAACGACTGCGCGGTCATGCGCGAGCCCAACGCCGGCCGCTTCGCGAGGTCGCCCGCGAGTTCGTGGAGGCGCTGGCGGCCGTCAATACGATCAGCCGCTCGAGCGCCGGCCCTCCCGGCTGA
- a CDS encoding sensor histidine kinase, giving the protein MGAVKRKRATKAPRHRRDLNYAWMKVIQEASALASSQLEYGEAFGAVAEALRRVAPIDQFMIVLEDRGEAVFVVVESPADHPSTVDRDTRLPLDGSFLGHLKGLGRAYIVRDLRREQRFPEDLMIARGGMRSCARIPLYSAGHFLGMMSVSSHRPRAFTPAHLPHLESLAVQVAHTVANIQRYQQAKTEADRLAVIVREVHHRIKNNLQGVIGLLGRHREDHPQAGPVLTRAIGQLYAIAEVHNLLSRQTRETVGLNALIEGVCRVARALSPHQIQSLPTEATAKLCVPASEAVPIALILNELIQNATNHGYPDNRLGTVRVALDVDPEAVYLRVANDGIAPARESASGVGLDLVRALLPTKGARFRLYREGEWTVGEVTYARTGGLVYKEEDV; this is encoded by the coding sequence GTGGGAGCGGTAAAGCGAAAGCGCGCCACGAAGGCGCCGCGTCACCGGCGCGACCTCAACTACGCCTGGATGAAAGTCATCCAGGAGGCGAGCGCACTCGCATCGTCGCAACTCGAGTACGGCGAGGCGTTCGGAGCGGTGGCGGAGGCGCTGCGACGGGTCGCCCCGATCGACCAGTTCATGATCGTGCTCGAGGACCGGGGCGAGGCGGTGTTTGTCGTGGTGGAAAGCCCGGCCGATCACCCGTCCACGGTCGACCGCGATACCCGACTCCCGCTGGACGGAAGCTTCCTTGGGCATCTCAAGGGGCTTGGTAGAGCGTACATCGTGCGCGATCTGCGCCGCGAGCAGCGCTTTCCGGAGGACCTCATGATCGCGCGAGGGGGCATGCGCTCCTGTGCGCGAATCCCGCTTTACAGCGCCGGCCACTTCCTCGGGATGATGTCCGTCTCCAGCCACCGCCCCCGCGCCTTCACCCCCGCGCACCTCCCGCACCTCGAGTCCCTCGCCGTGCAGGTGGCGCACACGGTGGCGAACATCCAGCGCTACCAGCAGGCCAAGACCGAGGCCGACCGCCTCGCCGTGATCGTGCGCGAGGTGCACCACCGCATCAAGAACAACCTCCAGGGCGTGATCGGACTCCTCGGCCGCCACCGCGAGGACCACCCGCAGGCGGGCCCGGTCCTGACCCGCGCCATCGGCCAGCTCTACGCCATCGCCGAGGTCCACAACCTGCTGTCGCGCCAGACGCGGGAAACCGTGGGGCTCAACGCCCTCATCGAAGGCGTGTGCCGCGTCGCCCGGGCGCTGTCCCCGCACCAGATCCAGTCCCTTCCGACCGAGGCCACGGCGAAGCTCTGCGTCCCGGCGAGCGAGGCGGTCCCGATCGCGCTCATCCTGAACGAGCTCATCCAGAACGCCACGAACCACGGCTACCCCGACAACCGCCTCGGCACCGTGCGCGTCGCCCTCGACGTCGATCCCGAAGCCGTGTATCTGCGCGTCGCGAACGACGGCATTGCACCTGCGCGCGAGAGCGCCAGCGGCGTCGGCCTCGACCTGGTGCGCGCCCTCCTGCCGACCAAGGGCGCGCGCTTTCGCCTGTACCGAGAGGGAGAGTGGACGGTGGGGGAGGTGACCTATGCGCGCACCGGTGGCCTCGTCTATAAAGAAGAGGACGTATGA
- a CDS encoding sensor histidine kinase, translating into MEASRPPRARSRPKRPPRASDADQRERLEKFAELSQEALFIHEEGVIHDINPAAARMVGVSPKDLIGKHVFTLVAPESLNSAKTQMDIKPTEPYELLLVRRDGTRFWAELQGRSLSWRGKTLRVVMARDATDRKRAEAALHDSEALFRQLAENIKEVFFVRDLRENRMIYVSPSYEEIWQRPRQGLMENPLDFVQSIHPDDRAAVLDTLRRQAPGDLFRREYRIVRSSGEVRWIRARTFPIMNAAGEVHRIAGVAEDITDFKQAELARLEHEKAQREALVREVHHRIKNNLQGIIGLLQYEMGGHPGLREVIQDTIDQIRSIAVIHGLQSLTPGRDLLLCDVVPAVVSAVCESREPRPQIALEADLPRSLKLLEPHAVPIALVINELVTNAVKHAPAWQASIEIYLEQQAEGGRFVVRTQGARLPAGFDFRTGQGLGTGLHLVKSLLPREGVTLTITQKDNAVHAELGLLPPVVEPLSQPD; encoded by the coding sequence TTGGAAGCGAGCCGTCCACCGAGAGCGCGGAGTCGCCCAAAACGCCCGCCGCGGGCCTCCGACGCCGATCAGCGCGAGCGCCTGGAGAAGTTCGCCGAGCTAAGCCAGGAAGCGCTCTTCATACACGAAGAGGGTGTCATCCACGACATCAATCCCGCCGCCGCGCGCATGGTCGGGGTATCCCCGAAAGATCTCATCGGCAAGCACGTGTTCACGCTGGTGGCGCCCGAGTCGCTGAACAGCGCCAAGACCCAGATGGACATCAAACCCACCGAGCCGTACGAGTTGTTGCTCGTGCGACGCGACGGCACGAGGTTCTGGGCGGAGCTGCAAGGACGTTCGCTGTCCTGGCGCGGAAAGACGCTGAGAGTCGTCATGGCGCGCGACGCCACGGACCGCAAGCGGGCCGAAGCGGCACTGCACGACAGCGAGGCCCTCTTCCGCCAACTGGCGGAAAACATCAAGGAGGTGTTCTTCGTCCGGGACCTGCGGGAAAACCGGATGATCTATGTCAGCCCCTCGTACGAGGAGATCTGGCAACGGCCCCGCCAGGGATTGATGGAGAACCCTCTCGATTTCGTCCAGTCGATCCACCCGGACGACCGCGCGGCCGTCCTCGACACCCTGCGACGCCAGGCGCCGGGGGATCTTTTTCGCCGCGAATACCGAATCGTGCGGTCAAGCGGTGAAGTCCGCTGGATCCGGGCGCGCACGTTCCCGATCATGAACGCAGCGGGAGAGGTTCACCGGATTGCCGGCGTTGCCGAAGACATCACCGATTTCAAGCAGGCGGAGCTCGCGCGACTCGAACATGAAAAGGCGCAGCGCGAGGCGCTCGTCCGCGAGGTGCACCATCGCATCAAGAACAATCTGCAGGGCATCATCGGTTTGCTCCAATACGAGATGGGCGGGCACCCGGGGTTGCGCGAGGTGATACAGGACACGATCGACCAAATCCGCTCCATCGCGGTCATCCATGGCCTGCAGAGCCTGACCCCGGGGCGCGACCTCCTGCTATGCGACGTGGTGCCTGCCGTCGTCAGTGCGGTTTGCGAGTCGCGCGAGCCGCGCCCACAGATTGCCCTCGAGGCCGATCTGCCCCGCTCCCTCAAGCTGCTGGAACCCCACGCCGTTCCCATCGCCCTGGTGATCAACGAGCTCGTGACGAACGCCGTCAAGCACGCACCGGCCTGGCAGGCATCTATAGAAATCTATCTCGAGCAGCAGGCCGAAGGCGGCCGCTTCGTCGTTCGGACGCAAGGTGCGCGCCTGCCCGCCGGCTTCGATTTTCGAACAGGACAAGGATTGGGTACGGGCCTGCACTTGGTGAAGTCCCTGCTCCCGCGCGAAGGGGTGACCCTGACGATCACCCAGAAGGATAATGCGGTCCACGCCGAGCTCGGCCTTCTGCCGCCGGTGGTGGAGCCGTTGTCGCAGCCGGACTAG
- a CDS encoding NAD(P)-dependent oxidoreductase — protein sequence MTREHRPIGFIGLGAMGRHMTANLLRAGHPLVVWARRPEAAESLRAAGAAVATSPRALAERCDTVLTIVTDAAAVDEVVLGEQGVIHGARPGSLVIDMGTISPVDARRVAAALEARGIDHLDAPVSGGPVGAERATLAMMVGGPAPALERARPLLACLAKTIVHVGGHGAGLVAKAANQMIMCVTLQAIAEALLYAKRAGVDAGRVRDALLGGFAGGPILEVFGKRMVEREFTPGVEARLHHKDIGIAVRLARELGLALPASALAEQSFNAIMGNGHGQSDSAVLIEILERMSLGAARP from the coding sequence ATGACACGAGAACACAGACCCATCGGCTTCATCGGCCTCGGCGCCATGGGCCGGCACATGACCGCGAACCTGCTTCGGGCCGGACACCCGCTCGTCGTCTGGGCGAGGCGGCCCGAGGCGGCGGAATCCTTGCGCGCGGCCGGCGCCGCGGTGGCGACATCGCCGCGCGCGCTCGCCGAGCGGTGCGATACGGTCCTGACCATCGTGACGGATGCGGCGGCCGTCGACGAGGTGGTGCTCGGCGAACAGGGGGTCATCCACGGCGCCCGCCCCGGAAGCCTCGTGATCGACATGGGGACGATATCCCCCGTCGACGCGCGACGCGTCGCGGCGGCCCTCGAGGCGCGGGGAATCGATCACCTGGACGCGCCGGTGTCCGGCGGGCCGGTCGGCGCGGAGCGGGCCACGCTCGCGATGATGGTCGGCGGGCCCGCGCCGGCGCTGGAGCGCGCGCGGCCCCTGCTCGCGTGCCTTGCGAAGACCATCGTGCACGTCGGCGGGCACGGTGCGGGGCTCGTGGCGAAGGCGGCGAACCAGATGATCATGTGCGTGACGTTGCAGGCGATCGCCGAGGCGCTGCTCTACGCGAAGCGCGCCGGCGTCGACGCCGGGCGGGTGCGGGACGCGCTCCTCGGCGGCTTCGCCGGCGGGCCGATCCTGGAGGTGTTCGGCAAACGCATGGTCGAGCGCGAGTTCACGCCCGGCGTCGAGGCGCGGCTGCATCACAAGGACATCGGCATCGCCGTCCGGCTCGCGCGGGAGCTCGGGCTCGCGCTTCCGGCTTCGGCGCTCGCGGAGCAGTCGTTTAACGCCATCATGGGCAACGGCCACGGACAATCGGACTCCGCGGTGCTGATCGAGATCCTGGAGCGGATGTCGCTCGGCGCCGCCAGGCCGTGA